From one Nonomuraea polychroma genomic stretch:
- a CDS encoding ABC transporter permease: MATDLAPPPVKAAKVAGHKPDRARTLWRYRWLYLLLIPGLAYFIVFKYVPMRGLQIAFQDFVPFLGYNGSEWVGFKHFVDLFTGPDFGRLMYNTLYLAFLNVIFVFPAPIIVALMLNELRINILKRSVQSLIYIPHFLSWTIVASLTYILFSVDYGVLAGWVHEILGGQKIDYVAQPDWFRPIIILQTLWKTTGWTTIIYLAALAGVNHELYEAARMDGAGRWRQLWHVTLPAIRPTIVVMAILMSGNLLDMSFEQIWLMTNNLNRATADVFDTFVFYVGINQGAFSYATAVGLFKGVVGVLLIFGSNWLAKRLGQRGLF; this comes from the coding sequence GTGGCCACCGACCTGGCGCCGCCACCGGTCAAGGCGGCCAAGGTAGCCGGGCACAAGCCCGACAGAGCCCGCACGCTGTGGCGCTACCGATGGCTGTACCTGCTGCTCATCCCCGGGCTGGCGTACTTCATCGTCTTCAAGTACGTCCCGATGCGCGGCCTGCAGATCGCCTTCCAGGACTTCGTGCCGTTCCTGGGCTACAACGGCAGCGAATGGGTGGGCTTCAAGCACTTCGTGGACCTGTTCACCGGGCCCGACTTCGGCCGCTTGATGTACAACACGCTGTACCTGGCGTTCCTGAACGTCATCTTCGTCTTCCCGGCGCCGATCATCGTGGCGCTGATGCTGAACGAGCTGCGGATCAACATCCTCAAGCGCTCGGTGCAGTCTCTGATCTACATCCCGCACTTCCTGTCCTGGACGATCGTCGCGTCGCTGACGTACATCCTGTTCTCCGTCGACTACGGCGTCCTCGCGGGCTGGGTCCATGAGATTCTGGGCGGGCAGAAGATCGACTACGTGGCACAGCCGGACTGGTTCCGGCCGATCATCATCCTGCAGACGCTGTGGAAGACCACCGGGTGGACCACGATCATCTATCTGGCGGCGCTGGCCGGGGTGAACCACGAGCTGTACGAGGCGGCCAGGATGGACGGCGCGGGACGGTGGCGGCAGCTGTGGCACGTCACGCTCCCGGCGATCCGCCCGACGATCGTCGTCATGGCCATTCTCATGTCCGGCAACCTGCTCGACATGAGCTTCGAGCAGATCTGGCTCATGACCAACAACCTGAACCGCGCCACCGCTGACGTCTTCGACACCTTCGTCTTCTACGTCGGCATCAACCAGGGCGCGTTCAGCTACGCGACCGCCGTCGGCCTGTTCAAGGGCGTTGTGGGAGTCCTGTTGATCTTCGGTTCCAACTGGCTGGCCAAGCGCCTCGGCCAGCGTGGACTGTTCTAG
- a CDS encoding extracellular solute-binding protein produces MAGALMLTTALLASACSGTGGGGESSQADANTITFMTQLFGTAPNPQGELHQAIEKFLGKKIKVTWVPNADYPEKVNVTLASANIPDVMVVDPKSPAFGKAAEAGAFWDLTDKIKKYPNLVGDEKVLLNSSINGKIYGPYRTRPLLRSAVMIRADWLKKVGLEAPKTTDDLYKIAEAFTKKDPDGNGKDDTYGLIIPKWPGTTFAASSPFNVMDVWFGAPNNWGERDGKLVPEFDTPEFFEANRFMKKMIDEGLVNPDWNTLDTAKWNDPFVQGKGGIIIDVDVRTTQLLDLLKEQDPQTYGDKVLTVGNLARPDGKKFSLPFSGYKDILAVSKQRVKTEAQLDELLKTLDKLASKEGQVLLTNGIEGRNFKVENGEAVLINQEDPKVKQVQDDVDKAFIQLGTQASTGTTGIAYPRVPPEAPYRKDLAERKERVAEDLKTAVFDPSLPVVSPTAVAKGATLNPIVTDARIKYLAGQLSEDELKAEIKRWYDGGGTQIAQEINDLVAKLGQ; encoded by the coding sequence ATGGCTGGTGCGTTAATGCTGACGACCGCCCTGCTGGCATCCGCCTGCTCCGGCACCGGCGGTGGCGGCGAGTCGAGCCAGGCCGACGCCAACACCATCACCTTCATGACCCAGCTGTTCGGCACGGCCCCGAACCCGCAGGGCGAGCTGCACCAGGCGATCGAGAAGTTCCTCGGCAAGAAGATCAAGGTCACCTGGGTGCCGAACGCGGACTACCCGGAGAAGGTCAACGTCACGCTGGCCTCCGCCAACATCCCCGACGTCATGGTGGTCGACCCGAAGTCGCCGGCGTTCGGCAAGGCGGCAGAGGCGGGGGCGTTCTGGGACCTCACCGACAAGATCAAGAAGTACCCCAACCTGGTCGGTGACGAGAAGGTCCTGCTCAACTCCTCGATCAACGGCAAGATCTACGGCCCCTACCGGACCAGGCCGCTGCTCCGCTCCGCGGTCATGATCCGCGCCGACTGGCTGAAGAAGGTCGGCCTGGAGGCGCCCAAGACCACCGACGACCTCTACAAGATCGCTGAGGCGTTCACCAAGAAGGACCCGGACGGCAACGGCAAGGACGACACCTACGGCCTCATCATCCCGAAGTGGCCCGGCACCACCTTCGCGGCCTCCAGCCCGTTCAACGTGATGGACGTCTGGTTCGGCGCCCCGAACAACTGGGGTGAGCGCGACGGCAAGCTCGTGCCCGAGTTCGACACGCCCGAGTTCTTCGAGGCCAACCGCTTCATGAAGAAGATGATCGACGAGGGCCTCGTCAACCCGGACTGGAACACGCTCGACACCGCCAAGTGGAACGACCCGTTCGTCCAGGGCAAGGGCGGCATCATCATCGACGTGGACGTCCGTACCACGCAGCTGCTCGACCTGCTCAAGGAGCAGGACCCGCAGACCTACGGCGACAAGGTCCTCACGGTCGGCAACCTCGCCCGTCCTGACGGCAAGAAGTTCTCCCTGCCGTTCAGCGGCTACAAGGACATCCTGGCCGTCTCCAAGCAGCGGGTGAAGACCGAGGCCCAGCTGGACGAGCTGCTGAAGACCCTCGACAAGCTGGCCAGCAAGGAAGGCCAGGTCCTGCTCACCAACGGCATCGAGGGCCGCAACTTCAAGGTCGAGAACGGCGAAGCCGTCCTGATCAACCAGGAAGACCCCAAGGTCAAGCAGGTCCAGGACGACGTCGACAAGGCCTTCATCCAGCTCGGCACCCAGGCCAGCACCGGCACCACCGGTATCGCCTACCCGCGCGTTCCCCCGGAGGCGCCGTACCGGAAGGACCTGGCCGAGCGCAAGGAGCGCGTGGCCGAGGACCTGAAGACGGCCGTGTTCGACCCGAGCCTGCCGGTGGTCTCGCCGACCGCCGTGGCCAAGGGCGCGACGCTCAACCCGATCGTCACCGACGCGCGGATCAAGTACCTCGCCGGCCAGCTCAGCGAGGACGAGCTGAAGGCCGAGATCAAGCGCTGGTACGACGGCGGCGGCACGCAGATCGCCCAGGAGATCAACGACCTGGTCGCCAAGCTCGGCCAGTGA
- a CDS encoding YesL family protein, translating to MNHPALSIRIQAACSELIWAVQLNLMWIVFTLAGGVILGLGPATVAAYTLARRHARNESFQAWREFWTVYRREFVRASLLVLPVALVATVLIGNYLYFAAQGTDSGALRIATFAALLVLAAVGAYIGPLYVHYELPLWGYIPKASLLAWTRPASTVLLLFALWAIVYVTMTLPVLAPVISIGAWIYLNTWLCLRFFEENEARLHSKGNL from the coding sequence ATGAACCATCCCGCACTGTCGATCAGAATCCAAGCTGCCTGTTCAGAGCTGATCTGGGCGGTCCAGCTGAACCTGATGTGGATCGTCTTCACCCTCGCGGGAGGCGTGATCCTCGGGCTCGGGCCCGCCACCGTAGCCGCCTACACCCTGGCTCGGAGGCACGCCCGCAATGAATCGTTTCAGGCTTGGCGTGAATTCTGGACCGTCTACCGACGGGAGTTCGTCCGGGCCTCGTTGCTGGTCCTGCCGGTGGCGCTCGTCGCCACCGTCCTGATCGGCAACTACCTGTACTTTGCCGCGCAAGGTACGGACTCGGGCGCGCTGCGGATTGCGACGTTCGCCGCACTGCTCGTGCTGGCCGCCGTCGGCGCGTACATCGGGCCGTTGTACGTGCACTACGAGCTGCCGCTCTGGGGCTACATCCCCAAGGCGTCGCTCCTGGCCTGGACCCGGCCGGCCTCCACCGTGCTGTTGCTGTTCGCGCTCTGGGCGATCGTCTACGTGACCATGACGCTGCCCGTTCTCGCACCGGTGATCAGCATCGGCGCATGGATCTATCTCAACACCTGGCTCTGCCTGCGCTTCTTCGAGGAGAACGAGGCGCGCCTGCATTCGAAAGGGAACCTATGA
- a CDS encoding DUF1961 family protein, producing the protein MPEIVYRNPLATADDLEGFRMEGDGALSFPQGRMRLESRRPASDGQAANLVLWCPEDFPADITIEWDFWPVREPGLAIMFFHARGRNGEDLFDPALAERTGPYDQYHHGDIDAYHVSYFRRMWASERALHTCNLRKSHGFHLVAQGPDPLPAVLDAEGPYAVRLDVKGTEIIFSINDLVSFRWVDDGSIGGSALAGGKIGFRQMAPLIGEYGNLRVWAH; encoded by the coding sequence TTGCCCGAGATCGTTTATCGCAACCCTCTCGCCACCGCCGACGACCTGGAAGGTTTCCGCATGGAGGGCGACGGCGCCCTCTCGTTCCCGCAGGGCCGCATGCGCCTGGAGAGCCGAAGACCCGCCTCCGACGGCCAGGCCGCCAACCTGGTGCTGTGGTGCCCCGAGGACTTCCCCGCCGACATCACCATCGAGTGGGACTTCTGGCCGGTCAGGGAGCCGGGCCTGGCCATCATGTTCTTCCACGCCCGCGGCAGGAACGGCGAGGACCTGTTCGACCCTGCCCTGGCCGAGCGCACCGGCCCCTACGACCAGTACCACCACGGCGACATCGACGCCTACCACGTCTCCTATTTCCGCCGCATGTGGGCCTCAGAACGTGCCCTGCACACCTGCAACCTGCGTAAGAGCCACGGCTTCCACCTGGTCGCGCAGGGCCCGGATCCGCTCCCGGCGGTGCTCGACGCCGAGGGCCCCTATGCCGTCCGGCTCGACGTCAAGGGGACGGAGATCATCTTCTCTATCAACGATTTGGTCTCGTTCCGCTGGGTGGACGACGGCTCGATCGGTGGCTCCGCCCTGGCAGGAGGCAAAATCGGCTTTCGCCAGATGGCTCCGCTCATCGGAGAGTACGGAAATCTCCGGGTCTGGGCTCATTGA
- a CDS encoding LacI family DNA-binding transcriptional regulator, with translation MATRNIKEVAQLARVSVGTVSNVLNRPEIVSPATRERVFEAIKKLGFVRNEVARHLRVGRSRTVGLVVLDVSNPFFVDVAQGAEALAEDHDTMVVLCNSAGDPGRERRHLDQLEQQRVMGILITPVETETPWLEELIARGTPVVLVDRPASGLQCSVAVDDRLGGQIAGAHLVERGHRRIMFVGGPPSIKQVADRHAGLSSAVAAADGAVELLTATAPALTVAEGRAIGERVAALPPGKRPTAVFCANDMMALGFLQAMATHGLRVPEDLAIIGYDDIDFAAAAAVPLSSVRQPRELLGRTAIDLLLEEVAEPEQHRHRQVIFQPDLVVRESSAMRRDD, from the coding sequence ATGGCGACCAGGAACATCAAGGAGGTCGCGCAGCTGGCGCGCGTCTCAGTGGGCACCGTGAGCAATGTGCTCAACCGCCCGGAGATCGTGTCCCCCGCCACACGCGAACGCGTCTTCGAAGCGATCAAGAAGCTCGGTTTTGTCCGCAATGAGGTGGCCCGCCACCTGCGGGTGGGCCGCAGCAGGACGGTTGGACTCGTCGTGCTCGACGTGTCCAACCCGTTCTTCGTGGACGTGGCCCAGGGTGCCGAGGCGCTGGCCGAGGACCACGACACGATGGTGGTGCTCTGCAACAGCGCCGGCGACCCCGGTCGCGAGCGCCGCCACCTCGACCAGCTCGAACAGCAGCGGGTGATGGGCATACTGATCACCCCGGTCGAGACGGAGACCCCGTGGCTGGAGGAGCTGATCGCCCGGGGCACGCCCGTGGTGCTGGTCGACCGCCCGGCCTCCGGGCTGCAGTGCTCGGTGGCGGTCGACGACCGGCTCGGCGGGCAGATCGCCGGCGCCCACCTCGTCGAACGCGGGCACCGGCGGATCATGTTCGTCGGCGGGCCGCCGTCCATCAAACAGGTGGCGGACCGGCACGCGGGCCTGAGCAGCGCCGTCGCCGCCGCCGACGGAGCGGTCGAACTGCTCACCGCCACCGCCCCCGCGCTGACCGTCGCCGAAGGGCGGGCCATCGGGGAGCGCGTGGCAGCGCTGCCACCAGGGAAACGGCCCACCGCCGTCTTCTGCGCCAACGACATGATGGCGCTCGGCTTTTTACAGGCGATGGCCACCCACGGGCTGCGTGTGCCCGAGGACCTGGCCATCATCGGGTACGACGACATCGACTTCGCCGCGGCGGCCGCGGTGCCGCTGTCCTCGGTGCGGCAACCGCGCGAGCTGCTCGGGCGCACGGCCATCGACCTCCTCCTCGAGGAGGTCGCCGAGCCCGAGCAACATCGCCACAGACAGGTCATCTTCCAGCCTGACCTGGTGGTACGGGAGTCCAGCGCCATGCGCCGCGACGACTGA
- a CDS encoding Uma2 family endonuclease: protein MVLASRSSPCRLTPETDTARLPATARELFDALPPLPGLRTEVIDGRLIVSPVGTPEHARIAMLINDALFSLRVQRGWHGFVGNVDVCIDGPRTPVEPDFVLAPPDCPRWGDRELLSSGLLMVAEVISPGSVEDDRVKKPPMYAAGGVPVMLLVDPIAVPPTVTVLSDAKEGEYQTITRVAMGSTVHIPDPIGFDLDTAVFSEH from the coding sequence ATGGTCCTGGCATCACGCAGCAGCCCCTGCCGGCTCACCCCTGAGACCGACACCGCACGGCTACCCGCCACAGCCCGCGAGCTGTTCGACGCCCTGCCGCCTCTTCCTGGTCTCCGCACCGAAGTCATCGATGGGAGATTGATCGTGAGCCCCGTCGGCACCCCCGAGCACGCGAGAATCGCGATGCTGATCAACGATGCGTTGTTTTCTCTGCGGGTTCAACGCGGCTGGCACGGCTTTGTAGGCAATGTGGATGTCTGCATCGATGGGCCGCGGACCCCGGTCGAGCCCGATTTCGTGCTCGCCCCGCCTGACTGCCCTCGCTGGGGCGACCGGGAATTGCTGTCCTCGGGTCTGCTGATGGTGGCCGAGGTGATCTCTCCGGGCAGCGTCGAAGACGATCGGGTGAAGAAGCCTCCCATGTACGCGGCAGGCGGCGTTCCCGTCATGCTTCTGGTGGACCCGATCGCCGTGCCGCCCACCGTCACCGTGCTCAGCGACGCCAAAGAAGGCGAATACCAGACCATCACCCGCGTCGCCATGGGGTCTACGGTGCACATCCCCGACCCGATCGGCTTCGACCTCGACACCGCCGTCTTCTCCGAGCATTGA
- a CDS encoding acVLRF1 family peptidyl-tRNA hydrolase gives MSARPAKGGGRWVMVPPERVHPWIDGFADRHGPFTATGDDRLVRLSAADGALAELHVPFPPMKPGPPHVTRLVTHAQAERRVGVFLVRLGGYAAGVFRGSALVASKVGSRLVQGRTAAGGWSQQRFARRRRNQADKAFDDAVETAVRVLSPYLGELDAVVLGGDRRAVDALRGDRRLAPLLALETEPFLVVPDPKLAVLRDTPATFRAVRVRVVDPPGLSSPG, from the coding sequence ATGAGCGCGCGTCCGGCCAAGGGTGGTGGCCGGTGGGTCATGGTGCCGCCTGAGCGCGTGCACCCGTGGATCGACGGCTTCGCCGATCGGCACGGCCCCTTCACCGCGACGGGCGACGACCGGCTCGTGCGGCTGAGCGCCGCCGACGGGGCACTGGCCGAGCTGCACGTGCCGTTCCCGCCCATGAAGCCGGGGCCGCCCCACGTCACCAGGCTCGTCACGCATGCCCAGGCCGAGCGGCGGGTGGGGGTCTTCCTGGTACGGCTGGGCGGTTACGCGGCCGGCGTCTTCCGCGGCTCCGCCCTGGTGGCCTCGAAGGTGGGGTCGCGGCTGGTGCAGGGGCGGACGGCGGCGGGCGGGTGGTCGCAGCAGCGCTTCGCCAGGCGGCGGCGCAACCAGGCCGACAAGGCGTTCGACGACGCGGTGGAGACGGCGGTGCGGGTGCTGTCGCCGTACCTGGGGGAGCTGGACGCGGTGGTGCTCGGCGGGGACCGCCGGGCGGTGGACGCGTTGCGCGGCGACCGGCGCCTGGCGCCGCTCCTCGCGCTGGAGACCGAGCCGTTCCTGGTCGTGCCCGACCCGAAACTGGCCGTGCTGCGCGACACGCCTGCGACCTTCCGCGCGGTACGGGTCCGCGTGGTGGATCCTCCAGGCCTCAGCTCCCCGGGATGA
- a CDS encoding EAL domain-containing protein codes for MSSSLLTSPMVDLDTGAVIAHPAVVDQAGTLRATPLPMILELPVRVLLSGAGALAPLHEALRRAGRHPREAILVVTGPCHEQDRPLMKVGLDGLRSIGYLLGFADVGSYGASLELVTDSSPYLLALDPDLVARIPADHRATAVARSVVTLARGIGAHVMAPGVEREPQVAVVRGLGVRLAHGPLLAPGPDGKVRVPLPVSDTTPDTALLGPRVQELLIPAVTLPAEAKAEEAVEAFGHEPTITSVILVDEYQRPKGSLDRSRFLLSFAARYGHALHGSKPAQRLADPPRTVPRTTPAIAAMQAAGRDTGRVYDDLVVTDEMNRCLGIVRVSDLIRQVASVRS; via the coding sequence GTGTCGTCCTCCCTGCTCACCAGCCCCATGGTTGACCTCGACACCGGGGCGGTCATCGCGCACCCCGCCGTCGTCGACCAGGCGGGCACCCTCCGGGCGACCCCGCTGCCCATGATTCTGGAGCTCCCCGTCCGGGTGCTGCTGTCGGGCGCGGGCGCGCTGGCGCCGCTGCACGAGGCGCTGCGCCGGGCGGGCAGGCATCCGCGCGAGGCCATCCTTGTCGTCACTGGACCGTGCCATGAGCAGGATCGGCCGCTGATGAAGGTCGGGCTCGACGGCCTGCGATCGATCGGCTACCTGCTGGGCTTCGCTGATGTGGGATCCTATGGCGCGTCGCTGGAGCTGGTCACGGACTCCTCGCCGTACCTGCTGGCCCTGGATCCCGACCTGGTGGCGCGCATCCCGGCCGACCACCGGGCGACCGCGGTGGCGCGGTCGGTGGTGACGCTGGCGCGCGGCATCGGCGCCCACGTGATGGCGCCGGGCGTCGAGCGCGAGCCGCAGGTGGCGGTGGTCCGCGGCCTGGGCGTGCGCCTCGCGCACGGCCCCCTGCTCGCCCCCGGCCCCGACGGCAAGGTACGCGTGCCGCTCCCCGTCAGCGACACCACGCCGGACACCGCGCTGCTGGGCCCGCGCGTGCAGGAGCTGCTGATCCCCGCGGTGACGCTGCCGGCGGAGGCCAAGGCGGAAGAGGCCGTGGAGGCGTTCGGGCACGAGCCGACGATCACGAGCGTCATCCTGGTGGACGAGTACCAGCGGCCCAAGGGCAGCCTGGACCGCAGCCGGTTCCTGCTGTCGTTCGCGGCCCGCTACGGCCATGCCCTGCACGGGTCGAAACCGGCTCAGCGGCTGGCCGACCCACCGCGCACGGTCCCGCGGACGACGCCGGCGATCGCGGCCATGCAGGCCGCGGGGCGCGACACCGGGCGCGTCTACGACGACCTCGTGGTGACCGACGAGATGAACCGCTGCCTGGGCATCGTCCGCGTCTCCGACCTGATCAGGCAGGTGGCCTCGGTCAGGAGCTGA